In Carassius carassius chromosome 38, fCarCar2.1, whole genome shotgun sequence, the genomic stretch TATGCAGCACACAGTGTTTCAGTGTAACACCTTCAAAATCATTATCAGCTCTCCACACTGTGCAAACAAGCTAGTATGCCGTTTCTGTAGGTTCAAGTAACCCCCTGGGATATAAAGCATTGGCACCAAGAACATCCAGATTTATACACCTGCTTCCATTTCCAATTAAATACAAAGACACTTTTACTGTACATGCAAGACAGTTTAATGGTTTAACAGCATCTCCATGAAAACTGCATTGCAAAGCTCCAGTAAAGTTTAAATTCAAGAACATTCTAAAGAACCAATGTCCAAACTGGCTGTTGCACTTGGTCTTCAGGGCATCATTTTTAGGAGCATTTGTGGTCACTTTTAAATCACTTTTGCCATCTGCAGGAGCCGTGTCTGCCTGGCAGGCAAACAGCCCGAAGAGCCTCTTCATAACCAAGACCGATGGAGTTCTTGACTCCTACCAGACACTTTCTTTGAAGATTCTTGGTCAAACAGGACGCTCCAGTACAGGATGTAATCTGTAGAGATCAGTTTTTAGAGAAGACTTCCCAATGCTCATAAAATTACTACAGCGGTTTTACTACAAAAGCAAGTCAAGATCATTGATAACAGTTGGTGGCTAATACAAGGGCTACAAGTATTAAAGCAAAGTATGCAAATGCAACACATTTTCGGAAGAGCTGGATACTTGTTTGACTTTTAGCTCTGCATGGTTGGGGTCTTCTCTACCAAGCAAGTTTAATCAAAGGTGCCTAGAACTTCCACTATGGCATCTGGAATGTCCTAGTCAAATTTGTTGATGCATTAAGATCCTTTACAAAACTTCCTGAAAATGACCCGAGCCCAGGGTTTGAGCATGCGCTTGACACTCAAATGACAATTTAGGTTGGCAAAAGACCACTCGATTTCAACAGCACTGAACTCTGCATAATTCAGACTACGGTGAATTGTAAAAATAGGATTTGAATTACCTCACAGATACAGCCAGTCTGATACATGTTGAGGTTCCTCTTTTGAACGGAGGAGAGTTGGTCCCAACGCCACACAAGGTCACATAAACCAAAAACCATCACTCCATCCACAACATGTCCTTAGgggagataatttttttttatatttatacacagtttttttttttttaactgtacatGCAAGTTTGAACCTAGAGAGGTCCTCACTCATTAAACCTTTGAGATTCATTACTCCATTTGAGTCTTTTCTTTGAGGAATGTAACGTTGAGGACAATTACAGTTTACTTATGAAAGGTGTTAAAGTTCTCAAATGCTTTGAGCTTTTAAAATGGAAAAGGCCAAGTTGATCTGGTTGGAATACACAAGACTCTGAACTCATCCCAAACACACAAATCTCTTGTTGCTAGGACACACAAGTGAAAACAATGCTCTAAAATAGACTCCATATCAAATGTGTGATTATCTATTCAGTTTTTTAGCTTCAGATGACTAGTTGAATTCACTGCGAAATGTTAAAACGCAGATTGGccaaaatctgcagactggctcggACTTGCACAGACTCCTCCAGACTGCAGATCAGGCCATAACATGTGAAGTATATTCCAGCCTCAACTGAGGTTCACAACCAGCATCAGGGTGTTCGGTGTCAACTCAAACTCGGCCTTTAGATTAGTAAATGACTTTACCTGACAGCAGATACTCGCCGTTTTCCAGATAACCGCCACATGAAGTTTTATCTGTGTAGATGACCCAAATTGCCTTTTTATTGGAAGGCTTGTACTTCTGAATTTAGATGAGAAAACACACACCACTTGTAAACAACAAAAA encodes the following:
- the LOC132119154 gene encoding metalloproteinase inhibitor 3-like, with the protein product MSVPLSAAVTLGLLFFLSVGLNEQVAEGCKCLQRHPQQVFCESDIVIRVKVIGNVASARPDLVAYSVKVITKYKPSNKKAIWVIYTDKTSCGGYLENGEYLLSGHVVDGVMVFGLCDLVWRWDQLSSVQKRNLNMYQTGCICEITSCTGASCLTKNLQRKCLVGVKNSIGLGYEEALRAVCLPGRHGSCRWQK